Proteins encoded by one window of Candidatus Dadabacteria bacterium:
- a CDS encoding SulP family inorganic anion transporter, which translates to MLRFGWKVAEKGSSFKLFGKKKGNSSFGLIGPTFLDDLFGGVVSAIVILPMALAFGVASGLGPVAGIYGAVAVGFFAATFGGTPAQISGPTGPMTIAMAAIVTLYAHDLATAFTIVMLAGLIQISLGFLRVGRFVGYTPYSVISGFMTGIGAIIIILQVVTILGAEPIPGGPLVQIAAWPEAIANPNPHDLAVGLIALAICIFWPRRIRRFLPPALAALTIGTCIALFGLNEARTMGAIPAGLPAFQVPQIGLESIGHFLEPALILALLGSIDSLLTSLIADSQTRTRHNPDRELVG; encoded by the coding sequence TTGTTAAGATTTGGGTGGAAAGTTGCCGAGAAAGGAAGCAGCTTTAAATTGTTCGGGAAAAAAAAGGGAAATTCTTCTTTCGGGTTGATAGGGCCCACTTTTCTAGATGACCTATTCGGCGGTGTTGTCTCCGCGATCGTAATTCTGCCGATGGCGTTAGCCTTTGGCGTTGCCTCGGGGCTAGGGCCGGTTGCTGGAATCTACGGTGCTGTCGCGGTGGGATTCTTTGCCGCTACGTTCGGCGGCACGCCTGCGCAGATCTCCGGTCCCACCGGTCCGATGACTATCGCCATGGCTGCGATTGTCACCCTGTATGCCCACGATCTGGCGACCGCATTCACCATCGTCATGCTGGCCGGCCTGATACAGATATCTTTGGGGTTTCTCCGGGTCGGACGCTTTGTGGGGTACACTCCATACTCCGTGATTTCCGGTTTCATGACCGGGATCGGCGCGATCATCATAATCCTCCAGGTCGTGACTATCCTCGGTGCTGAGCCGATTCCGGGAGGGCCGCTTGTCCAGATTGCTGCTTGGCCGGAAGCCATTGCCAACCCCAATCCGCACGACCTTGCTGTTGGTTTAATCGCCTTGGCTATTTGTATTTTCTGGCCCCGCCGGATACGACGCTTCCTGCCCCCTGCACTGGCCGCCTTGACGATCGGCACCTGCATTGCGTTGTTCGGACTCAACGAGGCACGAACCATGGGCGCGATCCCTGCGGGCCTTCCCGCGTTTCAGGTTCCGCAGATAGGGCTGGAATCAATCGGGCACTTTTTGGAGCCGGCACTGATTCTTGCGCTTCTCGGTTCCATTGACAGCCTGCTGACCTCGTTGATAGCAGATTCTCAAACCCGCACACGCCACAACCCCGATCGGGAACTCGTGGGGTAG